The Akkermansia sp. RCC_12PD genome contains the following window.
ATGACCCCTTCATCCGAATTGCCAGCAGCATGGACCAAAATCACAGGAGCCCTTCAAACGATCATGTCCCCGGAGGTTTACGGGCTGTGGTTCCCCAAATTTTCCCTGCTGGAAGATTCCGGAAAAACCCTGACGCTGGTATGCGATGATCCGATGGCCGCCCTGTGGGTGGAAAACAGCTACACGCCGGAGCTGAAACAGGCGGCCATGCTGGCACTGGGAGGGGAACGCAATGTAAAATTTGTCTGCGCGGACGAGGTGGCTTCCGAACAGGAAACGGACGCGCCGGCACAGAAATCCTCCGCACGCAAAAAAAACGCCCAGCCGGACGAATCCCCGGCCCGCACCGCCAAAAAGACACGCCCCCAGGGAGCCAGAGCCGCGTTGAATGATTTGTACACGTTTGACTCCTTCGTGATGTATGAAGACAGCAGGTTTGCGTACCAGGCGGCCATTTCCGCCGCCCAGTCGGAACGCCCCCTCTTCAATCCCCTCTTTTTATACGGAAAATCCGGCGTAGGAAAAACCCATCTTCTGCAAGCGATCGGCCATGAAGTTCTCCGTCAGGAATCCTCCGCAAACGTGGTGTACGTGACGGGTGAACAATTCGCGAATGAATTCATTGACGCTTCCCGCACCCAGAACGGCCAGAGCTTTGCCAAACTGCGCCGCAAATACCGCAAGGCGGACGTTCTGCTGGTGGACGACGTGCAGTTCATTTCCGGCAAGGAAAAGACGGTGGAAGAATTCCTGCACACGTTTGACGCCCTGTTCCATGCCCACAAGACCATCGTGCTTTGCGCCGATGCCGCCGCCTGCGACATTTCCAACCTGGACGTCCGCCTGGCCGCCCGGCTGGAATCCGGCCTGACGGTGGAACTGACCCTGCCCGGAGACGAAGACCGGCTGGAAATCCTGCGGAGCAAGCGCGACCGTGCCGGAATGAACGTATCCGACGAAATTCTGGAATTCCTCGCCAGCCGCATCCAGAAAAGCGTGCGCCGGCTGGAAGGCGCCCTGCTCCGCGTAGCCACATTTACTTCCCTGTCCGGAGACATGCCGGACATCTCCAAGATCGAACAGCTCCTGCGCGACATCCTCCGGGAGGAAACCAGCCGTGTCCTCTCCGTGGAAACCATCCAGAAACGCGTGGCGGACTTTTATGAACTGAAGGTGAGCGACCTGACCGGAAAACGCCGGCCGAACAGCATTGCCTTCCCCCGCCAGATAGCCATGTACCTGAGCCGCCGCCTGACGGAATGCTCCCTGAAGGACATCGGCAACGCGTTCGGCGGCCGTGACCACGGCACCGTCATTCATGCCAACAAGCTCGTAGCCTCCCGCATGGAAAACGACGTCCGCGTCCGCGATATTGTGCTCCGGCTGGAAGAAGACCTCCAGGGCTGATTTCCGCCTTTCCTTCTCCGGCGCCTCAGGGAAATTCCAATCCCTTGCGCCGTTCCCCTCCCCTTCCCGCCGGTACCTCATCCGGCTCCGGTGATCAAATGGGAGAATTAGCTTGAGGCTGCGGCGGTTTGGATTAGAATCACCCTGTTCCCACTGATTCTATGATTCACGCCGACCAGCTTTCCAAAGAATTCGGCCGCTTTCAAGCGGTTAAAAATGCGTCTTTCACGATTGAAAAGGGAGAGATTGTAGGTTTTCTCGGACCGAACGGCGCAGGTAAGACAACAACCCTGCGCATGCTCACCGGCTATCTTCCCCCTACTTCCGGAACGGCCTCCATCGCGGGATTCGACATTGTAAAAGACCCTCTGAACGCCCGCAAGCACCTGGGCTACCTGCCGGAGCACGTCCCGCTTTACGACGATCAGCGCGTAACGGAATACCTGAAATTCCGCGCACGCCTTAAAGGCATCTCCTCCAAGCAGATATGGCCGTCCGTCTCCAAGGTGGTGGAACAGTGCGGGCTGGACCCCGTGCGCCGCAAGATGATCCGCACCCTCTCCAAGGGCTACCGACAGCGCGTGGGCCTCGCGGACGCCCTGCTGGGCGAGCCGGACCTGCTGATTCTGGACGAACCCACCAATGGACTGGACCCCAACCAGATACGCCAAATACGGGAACTGATCAAGGGGTTGGCGGAAAACCACACCATCATTCTCTCCACCCACATCCTCAGTGAAGTGGAAATGATCTGCAATAAAGTCATCATCATTGACCAGGGCACGATCAAGGCGGCGGACACCCCTTCCAACCTGACGGCCAACCTCCGCGCCGCCGGAAAAATCACTCTGGAATTCCGCGGGGACCTCCCCCTGGTCACGGAAAAGCTGGAAGCCATGGAACACGTCAAGAAAGTGATCCACGAAGGCACGGACGCCGACGGATGGCACACGCTCACCGTGCGCGCGGAAGCCGGAACGGACACCCGTGAAAAGGCCGCCCGGCTCCTGGCGGAACAGGGCTGCCCCCTGCGCCACATCTACCGCCATACTCCCACTCTGGAAGAAGTATTCGTGGAAATGACCCGCAAAGACTAGCCCGACCGTTTTCCCCTTCTCCCCCTCAACCAGCACCCCTTTTCCTCTCATGTCACCGGTACTCACCATTTTCAGAAAAGAACTCAGAAGCTATCTGATGACCCCCTACGGCTGGGTCATTCTGGCCTTCATCGTGGCCCTGCAAAGCGTCTCCCTGTCCGGCACGCTCAAGGCGTTCCAACTGGCCCCGCAAAAGGAAGGCATTCTGTTCTTCATCCTGCATTCCCCCATGTTCTGGTTCTACTTCCTGTTCATCTTCCCGCTGATCACCATGCGTTCCCTGGCGGAAGAGGAAAAGACGGGCACGCTGGAATCCCTGCTCACCGCTCCCGTCAAAACCTGGCAGGTCGTTCTGGGCAAATACTTTTCCGCCTATGTCTTTTACATCATCCTGTGGCTGCCCATGCTGCTGTACCCGCTGCTCGCGGACTGGTCCAACCTGATTGTGCAGTGGGCTTACGGATATGACGCCGGCATGGCCCTCCCCTACCGTCTGGCGGACTGGGCCGGAGCATACGCCATCCTGCTGCTGATAGGTGCATGGTTCACCTCCATCGGCATCTTTGCCTCCTCCCTCACGGGCAGCCAGATCATCTCCGGCATCATCACCATCGGCCTGCTGGTGCTGATCTTCTTCATGGGGCTCATTCCCGTGGTCTGGGGGGAATTCCCCGCGGCGGGCATCTTTCACTATATTTCCTGCTCGGAACACCTGGACCGCTTCTCAGCCGGGCTCGTTGACACGCGCCCCCTTGTCTTTTACCTGACCATGACCGTCCTGACGCTGGCCGTCTCCATACGCATCATCGACCACCGCCGCTGGAAGCATTGATCCCCCTCCCTGCCTTTTCACCCCCTTTCCATCTCCATCCATGAGTGAAACACCAGCAACACCCGCCCCGGCTCCCCAGGAGGAAAACCGGCCTGCCGCCCGCAAGGTCAGACGCCCCTGGATGACGTGGATCAAGCTCTTCCTGCTGTGCATCATCGTCATCTGCCTGAACTACGTGGGCTGCCATGAATACTACCGCCGGGACCTTACGGAAGACCAGCGCTATGACATTTCCCAGCAGAGCATCAACATGCTCCAGTCCCCGGAAATCCAGAACCGCAAAACTCCCATTAAAATCACCTTCGCCTTCCTGCGTACCACGCAGAACTATACCCGCATGCGCTCCCTGCTTGAGGAATACGAACGTTATTCCAACGGCAAAGTGGTGGTGGACTACGTGGACCCCCTGCGCCAGCCGAATAAGGCCCGTGAGATTTCCATGATTTACGGCGTTGAATTCCGGAAAAACCAAGTGGTCATTGACGCCCGGGAAGACACGGAAGTGGCCCTCAAGGATTCCGCAGGCAACTACCAGCCGGACGCCGCCCACGTGCGCATCCTCTCAGGAGACTCTTTCATCGTGTACGCTCCCGGTCCGGACGGCAAGAGCATGAAAGCCGTGGCCCTCCAGATTGAGGACATGATGACGGCGGGCATCTTTGGAGCCGCCAACGGGGAACCCCGCAAAATGTATATCGCGGCGGACAAGAGCAACTTCAACGAAGCCATGAGCAACAGCAATGAGGAAAGCATCTTCACCACCCTTTCCCGCCTCTGCCGCTCCGTCAACCTCCAGCTTGTCCCCATCCGCCTGA
Protein-coding sequences here:
- the dnaA gene encoding chromosomal replication initiator protein DnaA; this encodes MTPSSELPAAWTKITGALQTIMSPEVYGLWFPKFSLLEDSGKTLTLVCDDPMAALWVENSYTPELKQAAMLALGGERNVKFVCADEVASEQETDAPAQKSSARKKNAQPDESPARTAKKTRPQGARAALNDLYTFDSFVMYEDSRFAYQAAISAAQSERPLFNPLFLYGKSGVGKTHLLQAIGHEVLRQESSANVVYVTGEQFANEFIDASRTQNGQSFAKLRRKYRKADVLLVDDVQFISGKEKTVEEFLHTFDALFHAHKTIVLCADAAACDISNLDVRLAARLESGLTVELTLPGDEDRLEILRSKRDRAGMNVSDEILEFLASRIQKSVRRLEGALLRVATFTSLSGDMPDISKIEQLLRDILREETSRVLSVETIQKRVADFYELKVSDLTGKRRPNSIAFPRQIAMYLSRRLTECSLKDIGNAFGGRDHGTVIHANKLVASRMENDVRVRDIVLRLEEDLQG
- a CDS encoding ABC transporter ATP-binding protein is translated as MIHADQLSKEFGRFQAVKNASFTIEKGEIVGFLGPNGAGKTTTLRMLTGYLPPTSGTASIAGFDIVKDPLNARKHLGYLPEHVPLYDDQRVTEYLKFRARLKGISSKQIWPSVSKVVEQCGLDPVRRKMIRTLSKGYRQRVGLADALLGEPDLLILDEPTNGLDPNQIRQIRELIKGLAENHTIILSTHILSEVEMICNKVIIIDQGTIKAADTPSNLTANLRAAGKITLEFRGDLPLVTEKLEAMEHVKKVIHEGTDADGWHTLTVRAEAGTDTREKAARLLAEQGCPLRHIYRHTPTLEEVFVEMTRKD
- a CDS encoding ABC transporter permease subunit, with protein sequence MSPVLTIFRKELRSYLMTPYGWVILAFIVALQSVSLSGTLKAFQLAPQKEGILFFILHSPMFWFYFLFIFPLITMRSLAEEEKTGTLESLLTAPVKTWQVVLGKYFSAYVFYIILWLPMLLYPLLADWSNLIVQWAYGYDAGMALPYRLADWAGAYAILLLIGAWFTSIGIFASSLTGSQIISGIITIGLLVLIFFMGLIPVVWGEFPAAGIFHYISCSEHLDRFSAGLVDTRPLVFYLTMTVLTLAVSIRIIDHRRWKH